One Ethanoligenens harbinense YUAN-3 genomic window carries:
- the hslO gene encoding Hsp33 family molecular chaperone HslO → MGRLIRAITGDGTIVAYALDATDMVRQAETIHKTSAVVTAALGRLLTAASMMGVMLKGKDDSITLRVNGDGPAGMLIAVADSQGNVKGYVENPVVELPLNAEGKLDVGGAVGRRGTLQVLKDLNLKEPYVGHTSIVSGEIAEDITQYLATSEQVPSVCALGVLVDTDLSVRVAGGYIIQLLPFADEAAVGRLEQNLKRVPAVTAAMDAGQTPEDLVRQVLDGFELEILDECNADYVCECSRERVENALRSMGATELHAMIEEQGGAEVLCHFCGKTYRFGAEELENLIPPAK, encoded by the coding sequence ATGGGCAGACTGATACGGGCGATCACGGGAGACGGTACCATCGTGGCCTATGCGCTGGACGCCACCGATATGGTGCGGCAGGCCGAAACCATTCACAAAACGTCCGCGGTGGTCACGGCGGCGCTGGGGCGGCTGCTCACGGCCGCCTCCATGATGGGCGTGATGCTCAAAGGCAAGGATGACAGCATTACCCTGCGCGTGAATGGTGACGGCCCGGCAGGCATGCTCATCGCGGTAGCCGACAGCCAGGGCAATGTCAAGGGCTATGTGGAAAACCCCGTGGTGGAGCTGCCGCTCAATGCGGAGGGCAAGCTGGATGTGGGCGGTGCGGTAGGGCGCAGGGGCACGCTGCAGGTGCTCAAGGACCTCAATCTGAAAGAGCCGTATGTGGGGCACACGTCCATCGTTTCGGGAGAGATTGCCGAGGATATCACGCAGTATCTTGCCACCAGCGAGCAGGTGCCTTCGGTCTGTGCGTTGGGCGTGCTGGTCGATACCGACCTGAGCGTGCGCGTGGCGGGCGGCTATATCATCCAGCTCCTGCCGTTTGCCGATGAAGCCGCAGTGGGGCGCTTGGAACAGAACCTCAAGCGGGTGCCCGCCGTCACCGCCGCCATGGACGCGGGGCAGACACCGGAAGATCTGGTCCGGCAGGTGCTGGATGGGTTTGAACTGGAAATTCTGGACGAGTGCAACGCGGACTATGTGTGCGAATGTTCGCGTGAGCGGGTGGAAAATGCGCTGCGCAGTATGGGCGCGACGGAGTTGCACGCCATGATCGAGGAACAGGGCGGTGCAGAGGTGCTCTGCCATTTCTGCGGGAAAACCTATCGGTTCGGTGCGGAGGAATTGGAAAATCTGATCCCACCGGCAAAGTAA
- a CDS encoding class I SAM-dependent DNA methyltransferase yields MSAYDVLGRYYDLLMQDMDYEARADYLLSVLERHGEKPGTVLDLACGTGSLSVELARHGREVVGVDASEQMLAQAAEKAAAFPQGQMLFLLQKMGEIDLYGTVSAAVCTLDGINHLLTEHDVRRAFERVALFLEPGGLFVFDVNTPYKFRHVLDGNAFVYDYDEIYCVWQNAFDGESGICEFLLTFFEQEKGRYRRQDEAFAERAYGDAELRGWLRDAGLAPLARYADLSFDAPGETEERVVYVARKE; encoded by the coding sequence ATGAGCGCCTACGACGTGCTTGGACGGTATTACGATTTGCTAATGCAGGATATGGACTATGAGGCGCGGGCAGACTATCTGCTGTCGGTGCTGGAGCGGCACGGGGAAAAGCCCGGCACGGTGCTGGACCTCGCCTGCGGCACCGGCAGTTTGAGCGTGGAGCTGGCACGGCACGGCCGGGAGGTGGTGGGCGTGGATGCTTCCGAGCAAATGCTCGCGCAGGCGGCCGAAAAGGCGGCGGCGTTCCCGCAGGGGCAGATGCTGTTCCTGTTGCAGAAGATGGGTGAAATTGATCTCTATGGCACGGTGAGCGCGGCCGTCTGCACGCTGGACGGTATCAACCACCTGCTCACGGAGCATGATGTGCGGAGGGCTTTTGAGCGGGTGGCGTTGTTTTTGGAGCCGGGCGGGCTGTTCGTTTTCGACGTGAACACGCCGTATAAGTTCCGACATGTGCTGGATGGCAACGCATTTGTCTACGATTATGACGAGATTTACTGTGTGTGGCAGAACGCATTCGACGGGGAGAGCGGAATCTGCGAGTTCCTGCTCACCTTTTTCGAGCAGGAAAAGGGGCGGTACCGCAGGCAGGACGAAGCGTTTGCCGAGCGTGCGTATGGGGACGCGGAGCTGCGCGGCTGGCTGCGGGATGCTGGGCTGGCGCCGCTGGCCCGCTATGCCGATCTCTCGTTTGATGCACCGGGTGAAACAGAAGAACGCGTGGTCTATGTGGCGCGAAAGGAGTGA
- a CDS encoding chloride channel protein: MVSWRNRILLLLLTAATGVAMGSVSALFLWLLALVTGMRERQPLWIALLPVVGVFTVFLYTRFGKNAQRGNNLIIDSVNENEQVPLRMGIFTFICTVLTQLVGGSVGREGTAVQVGGTIANVLGRAFHLHHPYHRILVMAGISAGFGSVFGMPLAGAVFGMEMCFVGHLGYEALLPCFVASFTADSVTRALGITHETYAITSVPAVGWYSLLVVVIAAMIFGVAGRLFAVAIRALKLFYARRVSHPIPRVLLGSAVLLVAMLALRAVPYAGLSTWMIGAGFAGKAQWYDGPLKLLMTVLSLGAGFQGGEVTPLFDIGAGLGGWLGLVARLSPSLLAALGMISVFGCAANTPLTTLIMGFELFGNQSLPFVVIAVFVSYYVSGRSGIYGAQRVTAGRPFYRPAHPGETLDAAGNRSLTGYLVTHIMARFKKR, translated from the coding sequence ATGGTCAGTTGGAGGAACCGGATACTGCTGCTGCTTTTAACAGCGGCAACAGGCGTGGCGATGGGTTCGGTGTCGGCGTTGTTCCTGTGGCTGCTGGCGCTGGTGACCGGCATGCGTGAGCGGCAGCCGCTCTGGATCGCGCTGCTGCCAGTGGTGGGCGTGTTCACCGTGTTTCTGTACACACGTTTTGGCAAAAACGCACAGCGCGGCAACAACCTTATCATCGACAGCGTAAACGAGAATGAGCAGGTGCCGCTGCGGATGGGAATATTCACCTTTATCTGCACGGTACTGACACAGTTGGTCGGCGGTTCCGTTGGGCGCGAGGGCACGGCGGTGCAGGTCGGCGGTACCATTGCCAATGTGCTTGGCAGGGCTTTTCATCTGCATCATCCCTACCATCGCATCCTGGTGATGGCCGGCATCAGCGCGGGCTTCGGCTCGGTGTTCGGCATGCCGCTTGCGGGCGCGGTGTTTGGCATGGAGATGTGCTTTGTCGGGCATCTCGGCTATGAGGCGTTGCTGCCATGCTTTGTGGCGTCATTTACGGCCGATTCGGTCACGCGTGCGCTGGGCATCACGCATGAGACGTATGCCATCACGTCGGTGCCGGCGGTGGGCTGGTATTCGCTTCTGGTCGTGGTGATTGCGGCGATGATCTTCGGCGTGGCAGGGCGGCTGTTTGCCGTGGCCATCCGCGCGCTCAAGCTTTTCTACGCCCGGAGGGTCAGCCATCCGATCCCGCGTGTGCTGCTCGGCAGCGCGGTTCTGTTGGTGGCCATGCTTGCCCTGCGGGCCGTTCCGTATGCGGGCTTGAGCACATGGATGATCGGCGCGGGATTTGCCGGCAAGGCGCAGTGGTATGACGGGCCGCTCAAGCTGTTGATGACCGTGCTCTCTTTGGGCGCGGGGTTCCAGGGCGGCGAGGTCACGCCGCTGTTCGATATCGGTGCAGGGCTTGGGGGCTGGCTCGGGCTGGTTGCGCGGCTCTCGCCGTCTTTGCTGGCGGCGCTTGGAATGATCTCGGTGTTTGGCTGCGCCGCCAATACGCCGCTGACGACGCTCATCATGGGCTTTGAACTGTTTGGCAACCAATCGCTTCCCTTTGTGGTCATCGCGGTGTTTGTCAGCTATTATGTTTCGGGCAGGTCGGGCATTTACGGTGCGCAGCGCGTTACAGCTGGCCGCCCGTTCTACCGTCCCGCGCATCCCGGCGAAACACTGGATGCTGCCGGAAACCGCAGCCTTACCGGCTATCTGGTCACCCATATTATGGCCAGGTTCAAAAAACGATAG
- a CDS encoding YerC/YecD family TrpR-related protein: protein MNSKIQDDHLDYLFKAILSLKNIEECYNFFEDLCTVAEIKAMAQRLHVAKMLRDHHIYSDIVATTGASTATISRVNRCLHYGSEGYTTVLERLESE, encoded by the coding sequence ATGAACAGCAAGATCCAGGACGACCATTTGGATTATTTGTTCAAGGCAATTCTGTCATTGAAAAACATAGAGGAATGCTACAATTTTTTTGAAGACCTCTGCACGGTAGCCGAAATCAAGGCAATGGCACAGCGCCTGCATGTGGCCAAAATGCTGCGCGACCACCATATCTACAGCGATATCGTGGCCACTACCGGCGCGAGCACCGCGACTATCAGCCGGGTCAACCGCTGCCTGCACTACGGCAGCGAGGGATATACCACCGTACTGGAAAGGCTTGAAAGCGAATGA